A window from Electrophorus electricus isolate fEleEle1 chromosome 7, fEleEle1.pri, whole genome shotgun sequence encodes these proteins:
- the alg10 gene encoding dol-P-Glc:Glc(2)Man(9)GlcNAc(2)-PP-Dol alpha-1,2-glucosyltransferase isoform X2, with protein sequence MDEIFHVPQAQKYCEGKFNEWDPMITTLPGLYLVSVGVIKPLVWLADWTGDVVCSTAMLRFVNLLFNCGNLYILYVTICKLHLKDKSRAAGRRVLSALTLSTFPVLYFFTFLYYTDAGSTFFTLFAYLMCLYGCHKAAALLGICAMLFRQTNVIWVAFCAGSVVAQKMDEAWRLEQSKKRDEKSPSRILLAVSGARKVARFLLGYLTTPINIKAAVSSTWPYAVAGLGFVAFVVFNDGIVVGDRSSHEACLNFPQLFYFFSFTLVFSLPVSLCRQQLIKFLHVLKKHLLLLLLVTVVSLLLVWKFTFVHKYLLADNRHFTFYVWKNIYQKHQLVRFLLIPGYLFAAWSFLDTLKSKSLFWILAFCVCLVAATVPQKLLEFRYFIVPYLLYRIHIPLPSLPRLLLEFGLYTVVNAATVYIFLHKTFQWDNSDAVQRFMW encoded by the exons ATGGATGAAATATTTCATGTGCCACAAGCGCAGAAATATTGTGAAGGGAAATTTAACGAG tggGATCCTATGATCACTACGCTACCTGGTCTGTACCTGGTGTCCGTAGGAGTGATCAAACCGTTGGTATGGCTGGCAGATTGGACAGGTGACGTTGTGTGCTCTACTGCGATGCTGCGCTTTGTTAATCTTCTTTTTAACTGCGGGAACCTCTACATACTGTATGTCACCATCTGCAAATTACACCTCAAAGACAAG TCCCGGGCCGCTGGACGGAGGGTGCTGTCTGCTCTGACCCTGTCTACCTTTCCGGTGCTCTACTTTTTCACGTTCCTCTACTACACGGACGCCGGCTCAACCTTCTTCACCCTCTTCGCCTATCTCATGTGCCTGTATGGCTGCCACAAAGCAGCGGCTCTCCTGGGCATCTGTGCCATGCTCTTCCGCCAAACCAATGTCATCTGGGTGGCTTTCTGTGCCGGCTCAGTCGTGGCTCAGAAAATGGACGAGGCCTGGAGGTTGGAACAGTCGAAGAAGAGGGATGAGAAGTCACCCTCGCGGATCTTGCTGGCAGTCAGCGGGGCGAGGAAAGTAGCGCGCTTCTTGCTGGGATATCTCACAACGCCCATCAACATAAAGGCAGCGGTCTCATCGACGTGGCCCTACGCCGTGGCTGGTTTGGGCTTCGTTGCCTTCGTGGTTTTCAATGATGGGATTGTGGTTGGCGACAGGTCCAGTCACGAAGCTTGCCTGAACTTCCCTCAGCTCTTTTATTTCTTCTCCTTCACTCTGGTCttctccctgcctgtctctctctgccgtCAGCAGCTCATAAAGTTCCTGCACGTTCTCAAAAAGCACCTTTTGCTGCTTCTGCTCGTAACAGTTGTGTCCCTGCTTCTGGTCTGGAAGTTCACTTTTGTTCACAAGTATTTGCTGGCAGACAACAGGCATTTTACTTTCTATGTGTGGAAGAACATCTACCAGAAGCACCAGCTGGTTCGCTTCCTCCTGATCCCTGGGTATTTGTTTGCTGCATGGAGCTTCCTGGACACTCTGAAGTCCAAATCCTTGTTTTGGATCTTGgcgttttgtgtttgtttagtggCCGCTACAGTTCCTCAGAAGCTTCTGGAGTTCCGCTATTTCATTGTGCCATATCTTCTGTACCGCATCCATATTCCTCTGCCTTCTCTCCCCAGACTGCTGCTCGAGTTTGGACTCTACACAGTAGTCAACGCAGCCACGGTCTACATATTCCTGCACAAGACATTTCAGTGGGACAATAGTGACGCTGTGCAGAGATTCATGTGGTGA
- the alg10 gene encoding dol-P-Glc:Glc(2)Man(9)GlcNAc(2)-PP-Dol alpha-1,2-glucosyltransferase isoform X1 has translation MMMERFEGYIFTALCSTNFLISCLLFSKITREQRDPYMDEIFHVPQAQKYCEGKFNEWDPMITTLPGLYLVSVGVIKPLVWLADWTGDVVCSTAMLRFVNLLFNCGNLYILYVTICKLHLKDKSRAAGRRVLSALTLSTFPVLYFFTFLYYTDAGSTFFTLFAYLMCLYGCHKAAALLGICAMLFRQTNVIWVAFCAGSVVAQKMDEAWRLEQSKKRDEKSPSRILLAVSGARKVARFLLGYLTTPINIKAAVSSTWPYAVAGLGFVAFVVFNDGIVVGDRSSHEACLNFPQLFYFFSFTLVFSLPVSLCRQQLIKFLHVLKKHLLLLLLVTVVSLLLVWKFTFVHKYLLADNRHFTFYVWKNIYQKHQLVRFLLIPGYLFAAWSFLDTLKSKSLFWILAFCVCLVAATVPQKLLEFRYFIVPYLLYRIHIPLPSLPRLLLEFGLYTVVNAATVYIFLHKTFQWDNSDAVQRFMW, from the exons ATGATGATGGAGAGATTTGAAGGATACATTTTTACAGCTCTCTGTAGCACGAATTTTTTAATATCCTGTCTTCTCTTTTCTAAAATCACACGAGAACAAAGAGACCCGTATATGGATGAAATATTTCATGTGCCACAAGCGCAGAAATATTGTGAAGGGAAATTTAACGAG tggGATCCTATGATCACTACGCTACCTGGTCTGTACCTGGTGTCCGTAGGAGTGATCAAACCGTTGGTATGGCTGGCAGATTGGACAGGTGACGTTGTGTGCTCTACTGCGATGCTGCGCTTTGTTAATCTTCTTTTTAACTGCGGGAACCTCTACATACTGTATGTCACCATCTGCAAATTACACCTCAAAGACAAG TCCCGGGCCGCTGGACGGAGGGTGCTGTCTGCTCTGACCCTGTCTACCTTTCCGGTGCTCTACTTTTTCACGTTCCTCTACTACACGGACGCCGGCTCAACCTTCTTCACCCTCTTCGCCTATCTCATGTGCCTGTATGGCTGCCACAAAGCAGCGGCTCTCCTGGGCATCTGTGCCATGCTCTTCCGCCAAACCAATGTCATCTGGGTGGCTTTCTGTGCCGGCTCAGTCGTGGCTCAGAAAATGGACGAGGCCTGGAGGTTGGAACAGTCGAAGAAGAGGGATGAGAAGTCACCCTCGCGGATCTTGCTGGCAGTCAGCGGGGCGAGGAAAGTAGCGCGCTTCTTGCTGGGATATCTCACAACGCCCATCAACATAAAGGCAGCGGTCTCATCGACGTGGCCCTACGCCGTGGCTGGTTTGGGCTTCGTTGCCTTCGTGGTTTTCAATGATGGGATTGTGGTTGGCGACAGGTCCAGTCACGAAGCTTGCCTGAACTTCCCTCAGCTCTTTTATTTCTTCTCCTTCACTCTGGTCttctccctgcctgtctctctctgccgtCAGCAGCTCATAAAGTTCCTGCACGTTCTCAAAAAGCACCTTTTGCTGCTTCTGCTCGTAACAGTTGTGTCCCTGCTTCTGGTCTGGAAGTTCACTTTTGTTCACAAGTATTTGCTGGCAGACAACAGGCATTTTACTTTCTATGTGTGGAAGAACATCTACCAGAAGCACCAGCTGGTTCGCTTCCTCCTGATCCCTGGGTATTTGTTTGCTGCATGGAGCTTCCTGGACACTCTGAAGTCCAAATCCTTGTTTTGGATCTTGgcgttttgtgtttgtttagtggCCGCTACAGTTCCTCAGAAGCTTCTGGAGTTCCGCTATTTCATTGTGCCATATCTTCTGTACCGCATCCATATTCCTCTGCCTTCTCTCCCCAGACTGCTGCTCGAGTTTGGACTCTACACAGTAGTCAACGCAGCCACGGTCTACATATTCCTGCACAAGACATTTCAGTGGGACAATAGTGACGCTGTGCAGAGATTCATGTGGTGA
- the tprkb gene encoding EKC/KEOPS complex subunit TPRKB, whose amino-acid sequence MRLTQDLELFPENSVTQFLFKDVTNSAELRQMAIDGEISCALINPSMILDTFQILIAANKAVHLQNIGKMKTRSLYSEIIFNLSPTNNISDAFKKFGISDNDNAVLIVLVHKKDNLNKEDILCKVKGEQIPADHISSLSDTAQIKKLYKVTPQEEKCGSVLDAIVCRMATKDVL is encoded by the exons ATGCGTTTAACTCAGGATCTGGAGCTATTCCCTGAGAACTCCGTGACTCAGTTTCTCTTTAAAGATGTCACAAATTCTGCCGAACTGAGACAGATGGCAATAGACGGAGAAATAAGTTGCGCATTAATCAACCCATCCATG atactAGATACCTTCCAGATTCTAATAGCAGCAAATAAAGCAGTTCATTTGCAGAACATTGGAAAAATGAAGACAAGGAGCTTGTACTCTGAAATCATCTTCAACCTTTCACCCACAAATAAT ATCTCAGATGCTTTCAAAAAGTTTGGGATCTCAGACAATGACAACGCAGTCCTCATTGTTCTAGTTCATAAAAAAGACAATCTCAATAAGGAGGACATCCTGTGTAAGGTGAAGGGTGAGCAGATACCAGCTGACCACATATCTAGTCTAAGTGACACTGCCCAGATTAAAAAG ctttacAAAGTCACACCCCAAGAGGAAAAGTGTGGAAGTGTCTTGGATGCTATTGTGTGCAGAATGGCCACTAAAGATGTTCTATAG
- the srr gene encoding L-threonine dehydratase catabolic TdcB isoform X1 codes for MASHSSISDTRVCPPVSNMEEPAADSITLEVLTEARETVTCSPLGVINTPMIPWCQTTLPLHVPCNIYLKLENMQRTGSFKIRGVANQFSRRSKGDHFVTMSAGNYGKSFGYASKHFGIKGKVVMPDTAPVSRSLLIQQTFGIEVERVPTSCLLNAVNRCVREDNMTFMHSYNDPDLIAGHASLGFEILEVVPNPEVVVVSCGGGGLLAGVAAAIKLSGCEKTRIYGVEPEEACTMYRSFIEKRPVGMDSKSIAAGLAPPSAGALPYVLCQKYVEEIVLVTDEEIKSAVSTLYKAGLVVEPSGCAALAALVNGKIPDVTGKNVVVVLSGGNIGKDELTKFPD; via the exons ATG GCGTCTCACTCGAGCATATCCGACACACGAGTCTGTCCACCCGTCAGCAACATGGAGGAGCCGGCAGCGGACAGCATTACTTTGGAGGTTCTCACCGAGGCTCGTGAGACGGTCACTTGCAGCCCTCTGGGCGTGATCAACACTCCGATGATCCCCTGGTGCCAGACCACACTTCCGCTCCACGTGCCatgcaacatttatttaaagttgGAGAACATGCAAAGGACTG GTTCCTTTAAGATCCGGGGCGTCGCAAATCAGTTCTCACGAAGATCCAAAGGGGACCATTTTGTAACGATGTCTGCTGGGAATTATGGGAAGTCGTTTGGCTATGCCTCTAAGCACTTTGGGATAAAAGGCAAAGTGGTGATGCCTGACACAGCCCCCGTGTCTAGATCACTGCTAATACAA CAGACTTTTGGTATTGAAGTTGAACGCGTGCCAACATCATGTCTTCTGAATGCAGTCAATCGATGTGTTCGAGAAGACAACATGACTTTCATGCATTCTTATAACGACCCAGACCTCATAGCAGGACATGCCAG TCTTGGTTTTGAGATCCTGGAGGTGGTTCCTAATCCAGAGGTTGTAGTGGTGAGCTGTGGTGGAGGGGGCTTACTGGCTGGAGTGGCAGCTGCCATTAAACTTTCAGGTTGTGAGAAGACAAGAATTTATGGAGTGGAGCCAGAAGAAG CATGCACCATGTACAGGAGCTTCATTGAGAAGAGACCTGTTGGTATGGACAGTAAAAGCATTGCTGCCGGTCTTGCTCCGCCTTCTGCAG GTGCGCTGCCGTACGTGTTGTGCCAAAAGTACGTGGAAGAGATCGTGCTGGTGACGGACGAGGAAATCAAGTCTGCCGTTTCCACTCTGTACAAAGCCGGTCTGGTTGTGGAGCCATCAGGCTGTGCCGCTTTAGCTGCCCTCGTTAACGGCAAGATTCCCGACGTCACTGGCAAAAACGTTGTGGTCGTCCTGAGTGGAGGGAATATTGGCAAAGATGAGCTCACCAAGTTCCCGGATTGA
- the srr gene encoding L-threonine dehydratase catabolic TdcB isoform X2, with protein sequence MASHSSISDTRVCPPVSNMEEPAADSITLEVLTEARETVTCSPLGVINTPMIPWCQTTLPLHVPCNIYLKLENMQRTGSFKIRGVANQFSRRSKGDHFVTMSAGNYGKSFGYASKHFGIKGKVVMPDTAPVSRSLLIQTFGIEVERVPTSCLLNAVNRCVREDNMTFMHSYNDPDLIAGHASLGFEILEVVPNPEVVVVSCGGGGLLAGVAAAIKLSGCEKTRIYGVEPEEACTMYRSFIEKRPVGMDSKSIAAGLAPPSAGALPYVLCQKYVEEIVLVTDEEIKSAVSTLYKAGLVVEPSGCAALAALVNGKIPDVTGKNVVVVLSGGNIGKDELTKFPD encoded by the exons ATG GCGTCTCACTCGAGCATATCCGACACACGAGTCTGTCCACCCGTCAGCAACATGGAGGAGCCGGCAGCGGACAGCATTACTTTGGAGGTTCTCACCGAGGCTCGTGAGACGGTCACTTGCAGCCCTCTGGGCGTGATCAACACTCCGATGATCCCCTGGTGCCAGACCACACTTCCGCTCCACGTGCCatgcaacatttatttaaagttgGAGAACATGCAAAGGACTG GTTCCTTTAAGATCCGGGGCGTCGCAAATCAGTTCTCACGAAGATCCAAAGGGGACCATTTTGTAACGATGTCTGCTGGGAATTATGGGAAGTCGTTTGGCTATGCCTCTAAGCACTTTGGGATAAAAGGCAAAGTGGTGATGCCTGACACAGCCCCCGTGTCTAGATCACTGCTAATACAA ACTTTTGGTATTGAAGTTGAACGCGTGCCAACATCATGTCTTCTGAATGCAGTCAATCGATGTGTTCGAGAAGACAACATGACTTTCATGCATTCTTATAACGACCCAGACCTCATAGCAGGACATGCCAG TCTTGGTTTTGAGATCCTGGAGGTGGTTCCTAATCCAGAGGTTGTAGTGGTGAGCTGTGGTGGAGGGGGCTTACTGGCTGGAGTGGCAGCTGCCATTAAACTTTCAGGTTGTGAGAAGACAAGAATTTATGGAGTGGAGCCAGAAGAAG CATGCACCATGTACAGGAGCTTCATTGAGAAGAGACCTGTTGGTATGGACAGTAAAAGCATTGCTGCCGGTCTTGCTCCGCCTTCTGCAG GTGCGCTGCCGTACGTGTTGTGCCAAAAGTACGTGGAAGAGATCGTGCTGGTGACGGACGAGGAAATCAAGTCTGCCGTTTCCACTCTGTACAAAGCCGGTCTGGTTGTGGAGCCATCAGGCTGTGCCGCTTTAGCTGCCCTCGTTAACGGCAAGATTCCCGACGTCACTGGCAAAAACGTTGTGGTCGTCCTGAGTGGAGGGAATATTGGCAAAGATGAGCTCACCAAGTTCCCGGATTGA
- the trmu gene encoding mitochondrial tRNA-specific 2-thiouridylase 1, which produces MGVVRHVVCAMSGGVDSSVSALLLKRRGYFVTGVFMKNWDSLDEKGSCTSEKDCEDAYKVCQLLDMPFHQVSYVKEYWHEVFSNLLGEYQKGRTPNPDIMCNKHIKFKHFYNYAINTLGADAMATGHYARTSLEDEEVFQQSQTPALHALFRDRFEVRNAVRLYQGADRLKDQTFFLSQISQDALRQTIFPLAGLTKDFVKKIAAEAGFHHVLNKKESMGICFIGERHFEDFILEYLEPRPGHFVSIDDGKIMGEHKGWFTFTLGQRARIPGQRDAWFVVDKDITTGDIFVGPTTNHPALLRDTVQTDRFHWITEEPPAELVHTQMMECHFRFIHQMLLMPCTVTLNLDGSVWITTKKPLRALTPGQFAVLYKGDECLGSGKIVRLGPSEHTLRGVRRQLSQAQAARDLERPPEPAS; this is translated from the exons ATGGGTGTGGTAAGACATGTCGTGTGCGCTATGTCGGGTGGGGTCGACAGCTCAGTCAGCGCACTTCTACTCAAACGCAGAG GTTACTTCGTCACTGGGGTGTTTATGAAGAACTGGGACTCCCTGGATGAGAAGGGGTCGTGCACGTCGGAAAAGGACTGCGAAGACGCGTATAAAGTGTGCCAGTTGCTGGATATGCCCTTTCACCAGGTCTCCTATGTCAAAGAGTACTGGCATGAAGTGTTTAG TAATCTTCTTGGGGAATACCAGAAGGGCAGAACACCAAATCCAGACATAATGTGCAACAAACACATCAAATTTAAACACTTCTATAATTATGCAATCAATACTTTAG GTGCTGATGCGATGGCAACTGGTCACTATGCAAGGACATCTCTGGAAGATGAGGAGGTTTTTCAGCAGTCACAAACTCCTGCATTACATGCTCTCTTTAGAGATCGCTTTGAGGTTAGAAATG CTGTGAGGCTGTATCAAGGTGCTGATCGCCTTAAAGACCAAACCTTTTTCCTCAGCCAAATCTCCCAGGATGCATTGCGACAGACCATTTTCCCCCTGGCAGGGCTGACTAAAGATTTTGTGAAGAAGATAGCTGCTGAGGCTGGTTTCCATCACGTCCTGAATAAGAAGGAG AGCATGGGAATCTGCTTCATTGGCGAGCGACATTTCGAGGACTTCATCCTTGAG TACTTGGAGCCCAGACCTGGACATTTCGTCTCCATTGACGATGGGAAGATAATGGGAGAGCATAAAG GCTGGTTCACGTTTACCTTGGGGCAGAGGGCAAGGATACCAGGACAAAGAGATGCATGGTTTGTGGTTGATAAAGATATCACAACTGGAGACATCTTTGTT GGTCCTACCACCAACCATCCAGCACTGTTACGGGACACTGTGCAGACTGATCGCTTCCACTGGATCACGGAGGAGCCTCCTGCTGAACTGGTCCACACTCAGATGATGGAGTGCCACTTCCGCTTCATACACCAGATGCTGCTGA tgccaTGCACTGTGACCCTAAATCTCGATGGATCAGTCTggataacaacaaaaaaaccactGAGGGCACTGACACCTGGGCAG TTTGCTGTACTGTATAAAGGGGACGAGTGTCTGGGCAGTGGGAAGATTGTTCGGCTGGGCCCCAGTGAGCACACCCTCCGGGGGGTCCGACGTCAGCTGAGCCAGGCACAAGCAGCCAGAGACTTGGAGAGACCACCGGAGCCGGCCAGCTAA